From Nitratidesulfovibrio vulgaris str. Hildenborough, a single genomic window includes:
- a CDS encoding LexA family protein, whose translation MLSRVAAGFPSPADDYIDRSLDLNDHIVKHPAATFYVRASGESMLGAGVHDGDLLVVDRALDPRPGRVVIAAVDGELTVKRLVREGGRLLLAPENAAYPPLDITGREDVEVWGVVTHVVHAL comes from the coding sequence ATGCTTTCGCGGGTGGCTGCGGGTTTCCCGTCTCCCGCCGACGACTATATCGACCGCAGCCTCGACCTCAACGACCATATCGTGAAGCATCCTGCGGCCACCTTCTATGTCAGGGCATCGGGCGAATCCATGCTGGGCGCGGGTGTCCATGACGGCGACCTGCTGGTGGTGGACAGGGCCCTCGACCCCCGTCCCGGAAGGGTGGTGATCGCGGCAGTCGACGGTGAACTTACCGTGAAGCGACTGGTGCGCGAGGGGGGCAGGCTGCTGCTGGCCCCCGAGAATGCGGCGTATCCGCCTCTGGACATCACCGGTCGCGAGGATGTCGAGGTGTGGGGGGTGGTGACGCATGTCGTCCATGCCCTTTGA
- a CDS encoding manganese efflux pump MntP: MNTLECLAVAVALAMDAFAVAIATGIRLREVSPRQTFRLAFHFGLFQALMPVAGWTLGLTVRGYIEQWDHWLAFGLLLYIGVRMMREAFEETEENDDRCDPTRGLTLIMLAVATSIDALAVGLSLSVLGIDIVTPAIVIGVVCLLFTATGLHLGRMLSRAESLGRRAALAGGVVLIGIGLRILYEHGVFDTAATLARSVLG; this comes from the coding sequence GTGAACACCCTCGAATGTCTCGCCGTCGCCGTGGCCCTCGCCATGGACGCCTTCGCAGTGGCCATCGCCACCGGCATCAGGCTACGCGAGGTCTCGCCCCGCCAGACCTTCCGGCTGGCCTTCCATTTCGGCCTCTTTCAGGCACTGATGCCCGTGGCAGGCTGGACTCTGGGCCTGACCGTGCGCGGCTACATCGAACAATGGGACCACTGGCTGGCCTTCGGCCTGCTGCTGTACATCGGGGTGCGCATGATGCGCGAGGCGTTCGAGGAAACGGAAGAGAACGACGACCGCTGCGACCCCACCCGGGGCCTCACGCTGATCATGCTGGCGGTGGCGACGAGCATCGACGCCCTTGCCGTGGGGCTTTCACTTTCGGTACTGGGCATCGACATCGTCACGCCCGCCATCGTCATCGGCGTCGTCTGCCTTCTCTTCACGGCCACCGGGCTTCATCTGGGCAGGATGCTGTCACGGGCCGAAAGCCTCGGCAGACGCGCGGCCCTTGCGGGCGGCGTGGTCCTCATCGGCATAGGGCTTCGCATCCTGTACGAACACGGTGTGTTCGACACGGCGGCGACCCTAGCGCGCAGCGTCCTTGGCTGA
- a CDS encoding MarR family winged helix-turn-helix transcriptional regulator, translating into MITDRLSQAIVALHERLLSWEHDVAREKGLTVPQTHTLGCLAMHGPLPMKQLASYMGTTTGTVTVLIDRLEAKGFVERHPNERDKRSTLVSLTALGQDLYEGHARRHREMTARLMAPLAPDQRAALLDYLETITRPV; encoded by the coding sequence ATGATTACCGATCGACTCTCACAGGCCATCGTGGCCCTTCACGAACGCCTTCTCTCATGGGAACACGACGTGGCGCGCGAGAAGGGGCTTACCGTGCCCCAGACCCACACCCTGGGGTGTCTTGCCATGCACGGCCCCCTGCCCATGAAGCAGTTGGCGTCATATATGGGTACGACCACGGGTACGGTCACTGTGCTCATCGACCGACTCGAAGCCAAGGGCTTCGTCGAACGCCACCCCAACGAGCGTGACAAGCGTTCCACACTGGTCAGCCTCACCGCCCTCGGTCAGGACCTGTATGAAGGGCACGCCCGCCGGCACCGGGAGATGACAGCCAGACTCATGGCCCCCCTCGCCCCCGACCAGCGTGCGGCCCTGCTCGACTACCTCGAAACCATAACCCGGCCCGTGTAG